AGGAGTGCTGAGGTCCAGTCGGGCTCGTTTCCTGCAAGTGGGACGCTTACTCGCAGCTCCTGGCCCTCCACTGGCCTCGGTTTGCAGGGTGAGTCAGGCGGCGATGACATTTTCAGACGCCCGTCGTTGGCCAGCAGGCCTCGGAGCTGGTCCCGAGATGTCCAGACATTCACGGACACCGTCTACAGCATCTACAAAGACTATAGCAATAGCAGCGAGCAGGCCCCACAGCCCCGGCCGCCCCGGCAGTGGGAGACCACCTCCATCGTCACCTCCTCTGTAAACGCGTTCACCCTCCCTGTGATCAAACTGAACAACTGTGAGGTGGAGGAGTCTGAGAGAGCAGAAGCAGAGGGACGCTCAGAGGAAGGGGTCGTCATTGAGGCTGCAGCTGAAACCATTAGCAAGGAAGGACAAACCAGTGGCGGCCCGACGGTTGGTACTGACGCCGAGGAGAAGGACGCCTCAGCGACGGATTCCCCCCGTGCTCATCAGAGCCTCGAGGACATAACCACAGGCACAGCTGACCAACAAGGGGCGCAACAGGCTCAGCCTCAGCCACCTTGGACCCAGCTGTTTCCTCCATCACCTGTTGCCAGGGCAATGGGTTCACGGATGTCGCTCAACTCCCTCACAGATCAGCCCAGGTCTGCACGCCGCTGcagcctgtctgtgtctgtgggtcGTCAAGGCGACAGAGCCAGGCGCTTCAGCTGCCCCCGTCTGGAGCGCTCCAACAGTAAGGGCTACATCAAACTGGCTGATCTGGGGGGCGAGTCCTTCGAAGCCCCCGACACGGACAC
This Cyclopterus lumpus isolate fCycLum1 chromosome 17, fCycLum1.pri, whole genome shotgun sequence DNA region includes the following protein-coding sequences:
- the LOC117747032 gene encoding transmembrane protein 200C: MIATGGLLRMNRRQDSLRSKNRAENKRKRKSKKRKKNDVVVVKGKLNFCSPAGFVAAVGVIVLMVGISMAVLGYWPSQSQQQYQERRRTGGYQSNRMSYSKSLPVSSNLTHNKPPSGQNGSFNQSRSNSSAPDPSPHCGFLCDFLNNYLYSDNLKVFGPLVMGIGIFLFICANAVLHENRDKKTKIINLRDIYSTVIDLHSIRSKEYSPLNGLVNYTQSRSAEVQSGSFPASGTLTRSSWPSTGLGLQGESGGDDIFRRPSLASRPRSWSRDVQTFTDTVYSIYKDYSNSSEQAPQPRPPRQWETTSIVTSSVNAFTLPVIKLNNCEVEESERAEAEGRSEEGVVIEAAAETISKEGQTSGGPTVGTDAEEKDASATDSPRAHQSLEDITTGTADQQGAQQAQPQPPWTQLFPPSPVARAMGSRMSLNSLTDQPRSARRCSLSVSVGRQGDRARRFSCPRLERSNSKGYIKLADLGGESFEAPDTDTSLVATEQEVATDAAAAAAGEEAQGEDNLVTSITAAES